Proteins from a single region of Candidatus Bathyarchaeota archaeon:
- a CDS encoding DUF3795 domain-containing protein — MSKFTPDLIAPCGMNCGICKAYLAYSRGVPKKKGEVSHCLGCNIRDKNCAFIKRNCEKIRKKQIRFCYECQNMPCERLAKLDAHYQARYSMSMVENQKMIKEKGIDTFLKNQTEKYKCPNCGDVISVHDGKCYACGYQGEKPIKKVGKSQWDKARWVPTKNRLSVNR, encoded by the coding sequence ATGAGTAAATTCACCCCTGACCTTATCGCGCCATGCGGCATGAACTGCGGAATCTGCAAAGCCTATCTCGCCTACTCGCGGGGCGTGCCCAAAAAGAAAGGCGAAGTATCTCACTGCTTAGGCTGCAATATAAGAGATAAGAACTGCGCCTTCATCAAAAGAAACTGCGAAAAAATACGAAAAAAGCAAATCCGATTCTGCTACGAATGCCAAAACATGCCCTGCGAACGCTTAGCCAAACTAGACGCTCATTACCAAGCACGTTACAGCATGAGCATGGTTGAAAACCAAAAAATGATAAAAGAAAAAGGCATAGACACATTCCTCAAAAACCAAACTGAAAAATACAAGTGCCCAAACTGCGGCGACGTAATTTCGGTGCATGACGGAAAATGCTATGCTTGCGGATATCAGGGAGAAAAACCCATTAAAAAAGTTGGAAAGTCACAATGGGACAAGGCTCGATGGGTGCCCACAAAAAATAGGCTATCTGTCAATCGCTGA